The nucleotide sequence TAAGACACACTTCGGAAAACCAGTTCGTTAGGGAAATGTGGCAAAGGAATTATTCAGGAATTGCTCGTGCGAATACAGCCATCATCAATATTCCAGCAATTGATATGGATGAAGTGATACGTGATCGATTGGTTGGTGAAGCTAAGTTTTTACGGGCCCTGTATTATTTTAACCTCGTGAGATTCCATGGGGGTGTTCCTTTGATTCTAAAACTTGAATCTGTAGAAGATGCATTGGGACCTCGTGCTTCTGAAAGTGAAGTCTATGAACAGATTGTCCAAGATTTGAGTGATGCTGAACTTACATTGCCCAGTAGCTATACGGATAAGGATATTGGAAGGGCGACCAAAGGTGCAGCCAAGATATTATTGGGGAAAGTTTACCTGACCATGAAGGAATTTGGAAAAGCTGAAGAAAAACTGGCAGAAGTTATCAATAATGAACAGGAGTACGGATATGGGTTGCATGATAACTTTGCGGATAATTGGAATCCTGCAACTGAAAACGGCTGGGAAATGGTGTTTTCTATAGAATTTATGGACCCACCTGGAAATGGTAATTCAGCAATGATCCTCCAAGGGCCTAAATATTCATTGCCTGGCGGTTTTGGTGTTTTGGGATTGACCAATTCCAATGAAGCGGATATACCTACTCGTGATCTCTATGATAGGTTTCAGGAAGAAGACGAAAGAAAAGCAGCTACTTTCACCACCGACTTCGTGAGTTTAAAGGATGGATCTGTACATACTTCTTCTATTCCGCTTTTTACAAAATATTGGGAAGAAGGAGAAAATAATCCCGCAAACAGTGATGCAAATATGCATGTAATCCGATATGCCGATGCCATTTTGATGTATGCAGAAGCACTGAATGAACAGGGAAAGACAGCTTTGGCATTGACCCAACTCAATAGGATTAGAGAAAGGGCTTTTAATTCCATGGATTTTAATTTTATGGGATTAAACCAAGAGGAAGTACGCCAGGCCATTTGGGAAGAGAGACGATTGGAATTGGCCATGGAAGGACATAGATGGTTTGATTTGGTCCGGACGGGAAGGTTTGTGGAAACTATGAAAGCGCATGCCGCATATGAAGCCTCAGTAGCTGAATCCAATAAGGTGGAAATTGCGCAGAATTTAAAAGATTATATGGTTCTGATGCCTATTCCTCAGAGGGAAGTAGATTTGAATCCGGCAATTGATCAAAATGACGGGTATTAATTCATAGAAAAAGGCAATCCATAAAAATGAATAAACAGAGTACTACCTGTTTTATTATAGAAATGGATTGTCTTTTTTAATTCTTAGAAATGGATAGAATCAAAAA is from Echinicola marina and encodes:
- a CDS encoding RagB/SusD family nutrient uptake outer membrane protein produces the protein MKIKYILSICLTTFFLGACTDFLKEEPSDRYVIDNFYSGQSDAEAAVTAVYQQLYSIYERHIFLLNALPTDDEKNGLGMPNQFLQNLEYLRHTSENQFVREMWQRNYSGIARANTAIINIPAIDMDEVIRDRLVGEAKFLRALYYFNLVRFHGGVPLILKLESVEDALGPRASESEVYEQIVQDLSDAELTLPSSYTDKDIGRATKGAAKILLGKVYLTMKEFGKAEEKLAEVINNEQEYGYGLHDNFADNWNPATENGWEMVFSIEFMDPPGNGNSAMILQGPKYSLPGGFGVLGLTNSNEADIPTRDLYDRFQEEDERKAATFTTDFVSLKDGSVHTSSIPLFTKYWEEGENNPANSDANMHVIRYADAILMYAEALNEQGKTALALTQLNRIRERAFNSMDFNFMGLNQEEVRQAIWEERRLELAMEGHRWFDLVRTGRFVETMKAHAAYEASVAESNKVEIAQNLKDYMVLMPIPQREVDLNPAIDQNDGY